From a single Salmo trutta unplaced genomic scaffold, fSalTru1.1, whole genome shotgun sequence genomic region:
- the LOC115181723 gene encoding tripartite motif-containing protein 46 yields the protein FGTYPGRRRKDMSPAPMLFPCPSCHKEVELGERGLTDCLRNLTLERIVERYRHTVSLGSVAIMCGFCKAPQSLEATKGCADCRSNFCNECFKLYHPWGTLRSQHEHILPTNNFRPKVLTCLEHEQERLLWYCRSCQRLLCPLCKLRRVHHGHKVAPIAQACQALKDKITKEINYILANQDTVKAQITQLESAITHMELNSALAREQLSQSVRELGASLAERQGALTLALEGARLRRGEALLAQVSERRGLQEHGGLMAYTQELLKETDQPCFVQAARITHNRLVKAIENVQCFSLSADPSFRHFHMDASRELKVISNMEYIRAPLAPVIDTQRTLAYDQLFLCWRLPQDSAPAWHFSVEFQRRMGLTEAGWGGEVRSPNAPVAWQRLEEVGGTSAVIDRLEMDSVYVLRVKGSNKAGFGEYSEEVYLHTPPAPVLCFSLDSRWGLHADRLALGKGQTYARSVPGLSLLQAADRSLTSCHLTSDLLIGDLAITQGRHYWACSVEPGSYLVKVGVGQEAKLQEWFHLPQDMASPRYDPDSGHDSGAEDSPDSSPPFCFLTMGMGKVLLPQGAANLHHSTHSTRGNNLGPPTAPLPPRLGICLDFEKGRVTFYDAHSLRTLWEGHVDCSAPVCPAFCFIGGGALQLQELVANRSTEEPPHRRVTIQSHATNLGN from the exons GTTTTGGGACGTACCCTGGGCGTCGTCGTAAGGACATGTCTCCTGCCCCCATGCTGTTCCCCTGTCCGTCCTGTCACAAAGAGGTGGAGCTGGGGGAGAGAGGACTGACCGATTGCCTCAGGAATCTCACCTTGGAACGCATCgtagagag gtacagacacacagtgAGCCTGGGCAGCGTGGCTATAATGTGTGGCTTCTGTAAGGCCCCTCAGTCCTTGGAGGCCACTAAGGGCTGTGCTGACTGCAGGTCCAACTTCTGCAACGAGTGTTTCAAGCTCTACCACCCCTGGGGTACGCTCCGCTCCCAGCACGAACACATACTGCCCACCAACAACTTCAGACccaag GTCCTAACGTGTCTGGAGCATGAGCAGGAGAGGTTGTTGTGGTACTGTCGCTCCTGCCAGAGGCTGCTGTGTCCGCTCTGTAAGCTCCGCAGAGTCCACCACGGCCACAAGGTGGCGCCCATCGCACAGGCCTGCCAGGCACTAaag GACAAAATCACCAAGGAGATCAACTACATTCTGGCCAATCAGGATACAGTAAAGGCTCAGATAACTCAGCTGGAGAGTGCCATCACACATATGGAG ttGAACAGTGCCTTGGCGAGGGAGCAGTTGTCCCAGTCTGTGAGGGAGCTGGGGGCGTCTCTAGCTGAGCGACAGGGAGCGTTGACCCTGGCCCTGGAGGGGGCCCGGCTGAGGAGGGGGGAGGCCCTGTTGGCCCAGGTGTCTGAGAGGAGGGGTCTGCAGGAGCACGGCGGGTTAATGGCCTACACACAGGAGCTGCTCAAAGAGACCGACCAACCCTGCTTCGTACAGGCCGCACGAATCACCCACAACAG gctggTGAAAGCGATAGAGAATGtgcagtgtttctctctctcggctGATCCCTCCTTCAGACACTTCCACATGGACGCCTCCAGAGAACTGAAAGTCATCAGCAACATGGAATACATAAGAG CCCCATTGGCTCCTGTGATTGACACTCAGCGGACGCTGGCCTATGACCAGCTGTTCCTGTGCTGGCGACTCCCCCAGGACTCCGCCCCTGCCTGGCACTTCTCCGTCGAGTTCCAGCGGCGAATGGGATTGACCgaggcaggctggggaggagaggtCAGGAGTCCCAATGCTCCAGTGGCGTGGCAACGCCTGGAGGAGGTGGGCGGGACTAGTGCTGTGATTGACAGGCTGGAGATGGACAGTGTGTATGTGCTAAGGGTGAAAGGAAGCAATAAGGCGGGGTTTGGAGAGTACAGCGAAGAGGTTTACCTGCACACACCACCCGcaccag tgttgtgtttctctctggaCTCTCGCTGGGGTTTGCATGCTGACCGACTGGCGCTGGGTAAAGGACAGACGTATGCCCGCAGCGTGCCCGGCCTCTCCCTTCTGCAGGCCGCCGACCGCTCCCTCACTTCCTGtcacctgacctctgacctcctcATAGGCGACCTGGCCATTACCCAAGGAAGGCACTACTGGGCATGCTCGGTGGAGCCCGGCTCCTACCTGGTcaag GTGGGAGTTGGACAGGAGGCCAAGCTCCAGGAGTGGTTCCACCTTCCCCAGGACATGGCCAGCCCccg ctATGACCCAGACAGTGGCCATGACAGTGGGGCTGAGGATTCCCCagactcctcccctcccttctgcTTCCTGACCATGGGCATGGGAAAGGTCCTCTTACCCCAGGGGGCAGCAAACTTACACCACAGTACCCACAGTACCCGTGGGAACAACCTTGGCCCCCCTACTGCCCCCCTGCCCCCGCGCCTGGGGATTTGTCTGGACTTCGAGAAGGGGCGGGTCACGTTCTACGACGCCCACTCGCTGCGCACCCTGTGGGAGGGGCATGTGGATTGCTCTGCCCCTGTGTGCCCGGCCTTTTGTTTCATTGGTGGAGGGGCACTGCAGCTGCAGGAGCTGGTGGCCAATCGGAGCACAGAGGAGCCACCGCACAGAAGGGTCACCATCCAATCACACGCCACCAATTTAGGTAACTGA